One Drosophila santomea strain STO CAGO 1482 chromosome X, Prin_Dsan_1.1, whole genome shotgun sequence DNA segment encodes these proteins:
- the LOC120455716 gene encoding calcineurin subunit B-like, with protein sequence MGTTASRHLSAEELRDIQHDTGFSLARIDYLYGHYQALDRDSKDQVLRSELLRVPPVAAHPLAEHMVDTMLFPSLGFRHFVRGLANFRRSEPLDRKLASTLRLFDEDGDGLLSAEQGHALLARLPATRREMRAMRWRLNQVLAEKELLDSEDVAHITRGLDLEQSLSLRFL encoded by the coding sequence ATGGGAACAACTGCATCACGCCACCTGAGCGCCGAGGAGCTGCGCGATATCCAGCACGATACGGGTTTCTCACTGGCGCGGATCGACTACCTCTATGGCCACTACCAGGCCCTGGATCGCGACTCCAAAGATCAAGTGCTGCGCAGTGAACTGCTGCGAGTGCCGCCGGTGGCGGCGCATCCACTGGCGGAGCACATGGTGGACACCATGCTGTTTCCGTCGCTCGGCTTCCGGCACTTTGTGCGCGGCCTGGCCAACTTCCGGCGCAGCGAGCCGCTCGACCGGAAGCTGGCCTCCACGCTCCGCCTCTTCGACGAGGATGGCGACGGGCTGCTCAGCGCCGAGCAGGGCCACGCCCTGCTGGCCCGCCTACCGGCGACGCGACGCGAAATGCGCGCCATGCGCTGGCGCCTCAATCAGGTGCTGGCCGAGAAGGAGCTGCTGGACTCCGAGGACGTTGCCCACATCACCAGGGGTCTGGACCTGGAGCAGAGTCTCTCGCTGCGATTCCTCTGA